Proteins encoded together in one Phoenix dactylifera cultivar Barhee BC4 unplaced genomic scaffold, palm_55x_up_171113_PBpolish2nd_filt_p 000694F, whole genome shotgun sequence window:
- the LOC120106936 gene encoding pentatricopeptide repeat-containing protein At5g55740, chloroplastic-like, with amino-acid sequence MIGLRCRLGFNEKALMGFSEMLEAGAFPDNFVIPNSLKACSALRWVGFGKGIHGYVLKMGFAGCVYILSSLVDFYGKCGVPEDARKVFEYMPERNVITWNSMLVGYVYNGLDEEAVELFYDMRNQGIQPTRVSIASFLSASANLQALDEGRQGHAIAVLCGLELDNILGSSIMNFYCKLGLLEEAEVIFGRMADMDVVTWNLLISGYVQDGQIEKALCICCLMRKKKFKFDSVTLASILSACAHSWKLELGKVGHGYCIRNNFESDVVIASALINLYSSCGRIEYAQRVFNATKSRDLILWNAVISAYAQYGLSGEALKIFYQMQQESVPPNVVSWNSVILGFLRNGQVGEAKGMFSQMQFSGVHPNLITWTTLVHGLAQNGYGYEAIKLYEQMQAIGLRPSPMSAVGALLACTNLVSLYYARVMHGHVMRQGLLSSVHVATSLIDMYAKCGSLNLAKNVFQMVSTKELPPYNAMISGYALHGQAKEALTLYKKMHQVGIEPDEITFTGLLSACSHAGLLDEGLKVFTEMVSVYHITPQNEHYGCLVTLFSRFGSFKEALRVVAAMPVIPDAHVLGSLLAVCKEHHEIELGEYLSRCLFKLEPENLVNYLTLSNIYGASARWQEASKVRTIMRDTGLKRNPGCSWIQIGSKMHAFLAGDRSHPQMDNIFDTLLCLHREMKNIGCTCAPTIAHDRQFDAARTLCS; translated from the coding sequence ATGATTGGGCTGCGCTGTAGACTTGGTTTCAATGAGAAAGCTCTAATGGGATTCAGTGAGATGCTGGAAGCCGGCGCTTTTCCGGACAATTTTGTTATCCCGAATTCTCTGAAAGCATGCTCCGCCCTTCGATGGGTTGGGTTTGGAAAGGGGATTCATGGCTATGTCTTGAAGATGGGTTTTGCTGGTTGTGTCTATATTCTGAGCAGTCTCGTAGATTTTTACGGGAAATGTGGGGTTCCGGAGGACGCAAGGAAGGTTTTTGAGTATATGCCCGAGAGAAATGTGATTACTTGGAACTCGATGCTTGTAGGTTACGTTTATAATGGCCTAGATGAGGAGGCCGTGGAACTATTTTATGATATGAGAAATCAAGGAATTCAGCCAACTCGGGTCAGCATTGCAAGCTTCCTCTCTGCATCAGCAAATTTacaagctcttgatgaaggcaGACAAGGTCATGCAATCGCAGTCTTGTGTGGATTAGAGCTTGATAACATTCTGGGAAGCTCTATCATGAACTTTTACTGCAAGCTAGGACTGCTAGAGGAGGCAGAGGTCATCTTTGGCCGCATGGCTGATATGGATGTCGTGACGTGGAATTTGCTGATATCAGGTTATGTGCAAGACGGACAGATTGAAAAAGCTCTTTGCATTTGTTGTctgatgaggaagaagaaatttaaatttgattctGTGACTCTGGCATCTATCTTATCAGCGTGTGCTCATTCCTGGAAGCTAGAACTCGGCAAGGTTGGGCATGGTTATTGCATTAGAAATAATTTTGAATCAGATGTAGTGATTGCAAGTGCCCTTATAAATTTGTATTCAAGTTGTGGGAGGATAGAATATGCACAGCGAGTATTTAATGCTACGAAGTCACGAGATTTGATATTATGGAACGCAGTGATTTCTGCATATGCACAGTACGGCCTGAGTGGGGAGGCCTTGAAAATTTTCTATCAGATGCAGCAGGAGAGTGTGCCCCCAAACGTGGTCTCATGGAATTCAGTTATTTTGGGTTTTCTAAGGAATGGACAGGTCGGTGAGGCCAAAGGTATGTTCTCGCAGATGCAATTCAGTGGGGTGCATCCAAACCTAATCACATGGACTACGCTAGTtcatgggttagctcaaaatgGATATGGTTATGAAGCAATTAAACTATATGAGCAAATGCAAGCAATAGGCCTCAGACCCAGTCCTATGAGTGCTGTAGGAGCACTCTTGGCCTGTACTAACCTGGTGTCATTATATTATGCAAGGGTTATGCATGGACATGTCATGAGACAAGGACTCTTATCATCTGTTCATGTTGCAACATCTCTCATAGACATGTATGCTAAATGTGGAAGCTTGAATCTTGCAAAGAATGTATTCCAAATGGTTTCAACTAAGGAGCTGCCACCTTACAATGCAATGATATCTGGGTATGCGTTGCATGGTCAAGCCAAAGAAGCTCTCACACTCTATAAGAAGATGCATCAGGTGGGAATAGAGCCAGATGAGATTACCTTTACTGGGCTTTTGTCAGCATGTAGCCATGCAGGACTTCTTGATGAaggtttgaaggtcttcactgaGATGGTTTCTGTATACCATATAACTCCCCAAAATGAGCACTATGGCTGTTTGGTTACTCTCTTCTCGAGATTTGGTAGTTTCAAAGAAGCACTAAGGGTTGTAGCTGCGATGCCTGTTATACCTGATGCCCATGTATTAGGATCTTTACTTGCCGTGTGCAAGGAGCATCATGAGATAGAGCTTGGTGAATATCTCTCTAGGTGCCTATTCAAGTTGGAACCAGAAAACTTGGTAAACTATCTAACACTTTCCAACATTTATGGAGCTTCTGCAAGGTGGCAGGAGGCATCAAAAGTTAGGACAATAATGAGAGATACTGGGCTGAAAAGAAATCCTGGATGCAGCTGGATTCAAATTGGAAGTAAAATGCATGCATTTCTAGCAGGAGATAGATCACACCCTCAGATGGACAATATATTTGACACCTTGCTGTGCTTGCACAGGGAAATGAAAAATATTGGTTGTACTTGTGCACCAACGATTGCTCACGACAGGCAGTTCGATGCAGCAAGGACCCTGTGCTCTTAG